The following coding sequences lie in one Notolabrus celidotus isolate fNotCel1 chromosome 6, fNotCel1.pri, whole genome shotgun sequence genomic window:
- the LOC117813837 gene encoding olfactory receptor 11A1-like produces the protein MINFTHFSHFRLGGFSETRVLKPLFFMIVMFIYTLILCANLLLIVVICKNRSLHEPMYIFPCSLFVNELFGSMGFFPLLLVQIISDSHTVSVPLCFLQIFCVYSYLGIEFYILAVISYDRYLAICYPLQYNSLMTFKKVAMLIAVSWLAACLSVVCTVSLSSTLQLCGNIIDNVYCNNYSIVKLACSDTTINNIYGLFITAWTVIAPLILILYTYMRILKVCFSGSKQTRQKAVSTCTPHLASLLNFAFGICFEVIQSRLNMSGVPSLLSIFLSLYLITCQPILNPVMYGLKMSKIFNICKSLFCSKALIIQLNR, from the coding sequence ATGAtcaattttacacatttttctcatttcaggCTCGGTGGCTTTTCTGAAACCAGGGTTTTAAAACCCTTGTTTTTCATGATTGTAATGTTTATCTACACGTTAATTCTGTGTGCCAACCTGTTGCTCATTGTTGTTATCTGTAAGAACAGGAGCTTACATGAACCTATGTATATATTTCCATGCAGTCTGTTTGTTAATGAGCTGTTTGGTAGTATGGggttcttccctctcctcttggtTCAGATTATCTCTGACAGTCacactgtttctgttcctttgtgtttcctgcagatctTCTGTGTGTACTCATATTTGGGTAtagagttttatattttagccgTCATTTCTTATGACAGGTATCTTGCCATCTGTTATCCTCTGCAATATAACTCTcttatgacatttaaaaaggttgCCATGCTTATTGCAGTGTCATGGTTAGCTGCTTGTCTTTCTGTTGTTTGCACAGTGTCCTTGAGTTctactctgcagctgtgtgggaACATTATTGACAATGTTTACTGTAATAACTACTCCATAGTTAAACTGGCCTGCTCTGACAccacaataaataacatttacggGCTCTTTATTACTGCATGGACAGTTATTGCTCCTCTGATTTTGATCTTATATACTTACATGAGGAttcttaaagtgtgtttctctgGTTCCAAACAGACCAGACAGAAAGCTGTCAGTACCTGCACACCTCACCTGGCCTCTCTGCTCAACTTTGCTTTTGGAATTTGCTTCGAGGTTATTCAGAGCAGGCTGAATATGAGCGGAGTACCAAGTCTGCTGTCTATATTTTTGTCATTATACCTTATTACATGTCAGCCGATCCTAAACCCGGTCATGTACGgcctgaaaatgtccaaaatattcaatatatgtAAAAGCCTGTTTTGTTCTAAAGCTCTGATTATCCAACTCAATCGTTGA
- the LOC117813891 gene encoding olfactory receptor 1078-like has translation MSNFTHFSHFRLGGFSETRVLKPLFFMIVMFIYMLILCANLLLIVVICKNRSLHEPMYIFPCSLFVNELFGSTWFFPLLLVQILSDSHTVSVPLCFLQIFCVYSYVNVELFILAVISYDRYLAICYPLQYNSLMTFKKVAVLIAVSWLTSFLNVVFTVSLSSTLQLCGNIIDNVYCNNYSIVKLACSDTTVNNIYGIVKLVITVFVPLIWIFYTYMRILKVCFSGSKQTRQKAVSTCTPHLASLLNFAFGICFVVIQSRFNVSSAQTLLPIIFSSYLITCQPILNPVMYGLKMSKIFNICKSLFCSKALIIQLNR, from the coding sequence ATGAgcaattttacacatttttctcatttcaggCTCGGTGGCTTTTCTGAAACCAGGGTTTTAAAACCCTTGTTTTTCATGATTGTAATGTTTATCTACATGTTAATTCTGTGTGCCAACCTGTTGCTCATTGTTGTTATCTGTAAGAACAGGAGCTTACATGAACCTATGTATATATTTCCATGCAGTCTGTTTGTTAATGAGCTGTTTGGTAGTACATggttcttccctctcctcttggttcagattctctctgacagtcacactgtttctgttcctttgtgtttcctgcagatctTCTGTGTGTACTCATATGTAAATGTAGAGCTTTTTATTTTAGCCGTCATTTCTTATGACAGATATCTTGCCATCTGTTATCCTCTGCAATATAACTCTcttatgacatttaaaaaggttgCTGTGCTTATTGCAGTGTCATGGTTAACATCTTTTCTTAATGTTGTTttcacagtgtctttgagttctactctgcagctgtgtgggaACATTATTGACAATGTTTACTGTAATAACTACTCCATAGTTAAACTGGCCTGCTCTGACACCACAGTAAATAACATTTACGGCATAGTTAAGCTTGTAATCACAGTATTTGTTCCTCTGATTTGGATCTTTTATACTTACATGAGGAttcttaaagtgtgtttctctgGTTCCAAACAGACCAGACAGAAAGCTGTCAGTACTTGCACACCTCACCTGGCCTCTCTGCTCAACTTTGCTTTTGGAATTTGCTTTGTGGTTATTCAGAGCAGGTTTAATGTGAGCAGTGCACAAACTCTGCTGCCTATAATTTTCTCCTCATACCTTATTACATGTCAGCCGATCCTAAACCCGGTCATGTACGgcctgaaaatgtccaaaatattcaatatatgtAAAAGCCTGTTTTGTTCTAAAGCTCTGATTATCCAACTCAATCGTTGA